The following are encoded in a window of Neomicrococcus lactis genomic DNA:
- the dnaA gene encoding chromosomal replication initiator protein DnaA yields MSTDESNNLGSSWRQVVRVMEDDDRLTARNRGFVTLASPTVLAGTSLVIAVPNELTREILQNNLKAQIEDAVEKVFGTRLHCAYIVDPELEKNPVSSGEPEKAPAAAPEEHAEANRPQPKPAPAPPSTSQEFGRLNPKYIFDTFVIGSSNRFAHAAAAAVAEAPAKAYNPLFIYGDSGLGKTHLLHAIGHYARQMYKGIRVRYVNSEEFTNDFINSIRDDEGTSFKTTYRNVDILLIDDIQFLAGKDATQEEFFHTFNALHNHSKQVVITSDLPPKQLSGFEERLRSRFEWGLITDIQPPELETRIAILRKKADAEGLKASDDVLEYIASKISSNIRELEGALIRVTAFASLNNSEVDRDLAELVLKDLITDEGAQEITSSQIIAATADYFNLTVEELNSKSRTRTLVTARQIAMYLLRELTDMSLPRIGAELGGRDHTTVIHAERKIRELMAERRAIFNQVTELTNRIKQSQNGH; encoded by the coding sequence ATGAGCACGGATGAATCCAACAACCTTGGCAGCTCGTGGCGCCAAGTTGTGCGGGTGATGGAGGACGATGATCGTCTGACCGCCAGAAACCGCGGATTTGTCACGCTGGCTAGTCCAACGGTGCTGGCAGGAACGTCCCTGGTGATCGCAGTTCCTAACGAACTCACCCGCGAAATTCTGCAGAACAATCTCAAAGCGCAGATTGAAGATGCTGTTGAGAAGGTCTTCGGTACGCGACTTCACTGCGCGTACATTGTGGATCCGGAACTCGAGAAAAACCCGGTTTCTAGCGGGGAACCGGAGAAGGCTCCGGCCGCTGCTCCTGAAGAACATGCGGAAGCGAACCGTCCGCAGCCCAAGCCGGCACCCGCGCCACCGTCGACTTCTCAAGAATTTGGGCGCCTCAATCCCAAGTACATTTTCGATACCTTCGTGATCGGTTCGTCCAACCGTTTCGCCCATGCGGCAGCAGCTGCTGTGGCGGAAGCACCGGCCAAGGCCTACAACCCGCTGTTTATTTACGGCGATTCCGGTCTGGGGAAAACACACTTGTTGCACGCCATTGGTCACTACGCGCGCCAGATGTACAAAGGCATTCGGGTTCGCTACGTGAACTCGGAAGAATTCACGAACGACTTCATCAACTCGATTCGCGACGATGAAGGTACGTCCTTCAAGACCACGTACCGCAACGTGGACATCTTGCTCATCGACGACATCCAGTTCCTGGCTGGCAAGGACGCTACTCAAGAAGAGTTCTTCCACACCTTCAATGCGCTGCACAATCACTCGAAGCAAGTAGTCATCACCTCTGACTTGCCGCCAAAACAGCTTTCCGGCTTCGAAGAACGCTTGCGCTCTCGCTTTGAGTGGGGTTTGATCACGGATATTCAGCCGCCTGAACTGGAAACGCGTATTGCGATTCTGCGGAAAAAGGCTGATGCAGAGGGCTTGAAGGCTAGCGATGATGTGCTCGAGTACATCGCTTCCAAGATCTCCTCAAATATCCGTGAACTTGAAGGTGCTCTCATTCGCGTCACGGCATTCGCTTCCTTGAACAACTCGGAAGTGGACCGTGACTTGGCGGAATTGGTGCTCAAAGACCTCATCACTGATGAAGGTGCCCAAGAAATCACCTCGTCCCAGATCATTGCTGCGACTGCCGACTACTTCAATCTCACGGTTGAAGAGCTCAATTCCAAGTCCCGCACGCGAACCCTTGTGACTGCTCGCCAGATTGCTATGTATCTCTTGCGCGAACTCACAGATATGTCGCTGCCCCGTATTGGTGCTGAACTCGGCGGACGCGATCACACCACCGTGATTCACGCGGAACGAAAGATTCGTGAGCTCATGGCCGAGCGTCGTGCCATCTTCAACCAGGTCACGGAACTCACAAACCGCATCAAGCAGAGCCAAAACGGCCACTAA
- the rpmH gene encoding 50S ribosomal protein L34 produces MSKRTFQPNNRRRAKKHGFRLRMRTRAGRAILAHRRSKGRAALSA; encoded by the coding sequence GTGAGCAAGCGGACTTTTCAGCCGAATAACCGCCGTCGTGCCAAGAAGCACGGCTTCCGCCTTCGCATGCGCACCCGCGCCGGCCGTGCCATCTTGGCACACCGCCGCTCTAAGGGCCGCGCTGCACTTTCTGCCTAG
- the rnpA gene encoding ribonuclease P protein component produces the protein MLPAEHRMRTAGDFSNTVRSGARIGRRNVVVYAHFRTDEVPTRFGFIVSKKVGNAVTRNLVKRRLRALSADLVKEHPLGMGIVMRALPASSTASWDELGSDVHSAFKKIEKLHQEHHTQEGVDHVR, from the coding sequence ATGCTTCCCGCTGAGCACAGAATGAGGACCGCCGGTGATTTCTCCAACACCGTACGTTCCGGTGCCCGTATTGGGCGCCGGAACGTTGTTGTTTATGCACATTTCCGAACTGACGAGGTTCCCACGAGGTTCGGGTTCATCGTTTCCAAGAAGGTGGGGAACGCTGTTACTCGTAACCTCGTTAAGAGACGATTAAGAGCACTCTCTGCTGACCTCGTTAAAGAACACCCACTCGGTATGGGCATTGTGATGCGCGCTCTTCCGGCATCAAGTACCGCATCGTGGGATGAACTAGGTAGCGACGTGCATTCCGCGTTCAAGAAAATTGAAAAGCTTCACCAAGAACATCACACGCAAGAGGGGGTAGACCATGTGCGCTGA
- the yidD gene encoding membrane protein insertion efficiency factor YidD, with product MRVLKWILDSPRLLLIGFLKLYRLIISPIYGDVCGYFPSCSAYALEAVTVHGAARGSWLATWRLLRCNPWGKGGIDMVPPGKRIWPEGKTPRIIVLNHPPIPDDTDESAAADRGA from the coding sequence ATGAGAGTGCTGAAGTGGATATTGGATAGCCCCCGCCTCTTACTTATTGGTTTTTTGAAGCTCTACAGACTCATCATCTCGCCGATATATGGCGACGTGTGTGGCTACTTTCCCAGCTGTTCCGCGTACGCTCTAGAAGCCGTGACTGTTCACGGCGCAGCGCGCGGAAGTTGGTTAGCAACGTGGCGGCTGCTGCGATGCAATCCGTGGGGCAAAGGCGGGATCGATATGGTCCCGCCTGGCAAGCGGATTTGGCCAGAAGGCAAAACGCCAAGAATCATTGTTCTGAATCACCCGCCCATTCCTGACGATACCGACGAGTCCGCAGCCGCGGATCGAGGAGCATAA
- the yidC gene encoding membrane protein insertase YidC: MQIFDTLLWPFRMLMSWILWAFHELFSFLGMDPNSGWTWTFSIVAVVVVIRAALIPVFVKQIKAQRAMQALQPELRKLQAKYKGKKDQLSQQAMIAEQRALFKKHNTGMFSSCMPLLFQMPFFFALFTVLNNTATAKAAGEGIGALSAAHVRSFDESSIFGARLSDTFLNTLNSGNVNISVIIVAVILIVAMSALQFITQRQIMSKNMTKEALEGPFMQQQKMMLYILPLVFGIGGINFPIGLLLYWTATNVWTLAQQFWVIRNNPTPGSEAERELNERRAAKGLPPLREKKAAEAAEAVAAEELKKTQRVQPKRQTKRKR; the protein is encoded by the coding sequence ATGCAAATCTTTGACACGCTTCTATGGCCTTTCAGGATGTTGATGTCCTGGATCTTGTGGGCCTTCCATGAGCTCTTTTCGTTCCTCGGCATGGATCCCAACTCCGGTTGGACCTGGACCTTCTCCATCGTTGCCGTGGTGGTGGTCATCCGTGCCGCTTTGATCCCGGTATTCGTCAAGCAAATCAAGGCCCAGCGCGCCATGCAGGCGTTGCAGCCAGAATTGCGCAAGCTTCAGGCTAAGTACAAGGGCAAGAAGGACCAGCTCTCGCAGCAGGCCATGATTGCCGAACAGCGTGCGCTCTTCAAGAAGCACAACACCGGCATGTTCTCTTCCTGCATGCCTTTGCTGTTCCAGATGCCGTTCTTCTTCGCGCTCTTCACGGTGCTCAACAACACCGCCACCGCGAAGGCTGCAGGCGAGGGCATTGGCGCTCTTTCCGCAGCTCACGTTCGCTCGTTCGACGAGTCGTCCATCTTCGGCGCACGTCTCTCAGACACGTTCTTGAACACGCTGAACTCCGGAAACGTCAACATTTCCGTGATCATCGTGGCCGTCATTTTGATCGTCGCGATGTCCGCACTGCAGTTCATTACGCAGCGCCAGATCATGTCCAAGAACATGACCAAGGAAGCCCTCGAGGGCCCGTTCATGCAGCAGCAGAAGATGATGTTGTACATCCTTCCGCTCGTGTTCGGTATCGGTGGCATCAACTTCCCGATCGGTCTGTTGCTCTACTGGACCGCCACCAACGTGTGGACCTTGGCTCAGCAGTTCTGGGTGATCCGTAACAACCCGACCCCAGGTTCCGAAGCCGAGCGCGAACTCAATGAGCGCCGCGCCGCGAAGGGCCTGCCGCCGCTCCGCGAGAAGAAGGCAGCAGAGGCCGCTGAAGCGGTTGCTGCCGAGGAGCTCAAGAAGACTCAGCGCGTTCAGCCGAAGCGCCAAACCAAGCGAAAGAGGTAA
- a CDS encoding protein jag, giving the protein MSQHTEDAVDVEQPALNDDDAASVTDEASASGPTKAERLEEEGDIAADYLEELLDVADIDGDIDIEVRSGRTYISIVSDEAENKELEALVGDDGEVLESLQELTRLAVLTATGSRSRLVLDILGYRKEREGKLREIADKAVSTAKSTSEPVHLAPMSAYERKLVHDFVADAGLFSESEGEGSKRHIVVSVEELV; this is encoded by the coding sequence ATGAGCCAGCACACTGAAGATGCTGTGGACGTGGAGCAGCCAGCATTGAATGACGACGACGCAGCTTCCGTCACGGACGAAGCTTCGGCTTCCGGCCCTACTAAGGCCGAGCGCCTTGAAGAAGAGGGCGATATCGCTGCGGATTACCTCGAGGAATTGCTTGACGTTGCGGACATCGATGGCGACATCGATATTGAGGTTCGTAGCGGCCGTACGTACATCTCGATTGTGAGTGACGAGGCTGAAAACAAGGAGCTCGAAGCTCTTGTTGGTGACGATGGAGAGGTTCTGGAGTCCCTCCAGGAACTCACTCGTTTGGCTGTCTTGACGGCTACCGGCAGCCGTTCACGCTTGGTCCTGGACATCCTGGGCTACCGCAAGGAGCGCGAAGGCAAACTGCGCGAGATTGCAGACAAGGCAGTTTCTACCGCGAAGTCCACTTCCGAGCCTGTGCACTTGGCACCCATGAGCGCTTACGAGCGCAAGCTCGTGCATGACTTCGTTGCTGACGCTGGACTCTTCTCTGAGTCCGAAGGCGAAGGCTCGAAGCGCCACATTGTGGTGTCCGTGGAAGAGCTCGTCTAA
- the rsmG gene encoding 16S rRNA (guanine(527)-N(7))-methyltransferase RsmG — MTEQPTPPVEQESSVAPAAHEPVLPNPSERISADKIFGDRYDLAERFVQHLATSGMERGLLGPREVPRLWGRHVLNCAVIGEYIPEGVTVADVGSGAGLPGLALAIARPDLSLTLIEPLERRCLWLSEVIDDLELDNVVVMRGRAEQVVEFVNVDVVTARAVSALTNLIPWSIPLLHGSGEMLAIKGRSAQEEIEKARKVLKKAGGSSPEILVAGASVLEEPTTLVRIKVGS; from the coding sequence ATGACTGAACAGCCGACCCCACCTGTAGAGCAGGAGTCCTCCGTGGCTCCTGCGGCTCACGAACCTGTTCTGCCGAATCCGTCTGAGCGCATTAGCGCGGACAAGATCTTTGGTGATCGCTACGATCTGGCGGAACGATTCGTGCAGCATTTGGCCACGTCTGGCATGGAACGCGGGCTTCTTGGTCCGCGCGAAGTACCGCGCCTGTGGGGCCGGCACGTTCTCAACTGCGCCGTAATTGGCGAGTACATTCCTGAAGGCGTCACGGTTGCTGACGTGGGATCGGGAGCTGGCTTGCCAGGTCTGGCCTTGGCCATCGCCCGTCCGGACCTCTCGCTCACGTTGATCGAGCCGTTGGAGCGCCGTTGTTTGTGGCTCAGCGAAGTGATCGATGATCTAGAGCTGGACAACGTAGTGGTCATGCGTGGCCGCGCGGAGCAAGTAGTGGAATTCGTAAACGTTGATGTGGTGACGGCTCGCGCTGTCTCCGCGCTGACGAACCTCATTCCATGGTCGATTCCGCTCTTGCACGGTTCCGGAGAGATGCTGGCCATCAAGGGTCGCAGCGCTCAAGAGGAGATCGAGAAGGCACGCAAGGTACTCAAAAAGGCCGGCGGATCTTCGCCAGAAATCCTGGTTGCAGGCGCCTCCGTTCTGGAAGAACCCACCACGCTAGTCCGCATCAAAGTCGGCTCATAA
- a CDS encoding ParA family protein: MEIDESTPLANQIANETKRREELKNSTLPIPLETRFISVSNQKGGVGKTTSTVNLAAALAKQGLHVLVVDIDPQGNASTALGIDHRAEVDSIYDVLINDVPLAEVIQKCPDLDNLVVAPATIHLAGAEIELVSLVAREQRLRRALEEYANHRASEGEARLDYIFIDCPPSLGLLTVNAFVAAKEVLIPIQCEYYALEGLSQLLNNIKLIQKHLNESLDVSTILLTMYDGRTNLASQVAAEVREHFPSEVLDAVIPRSVRISEAPSYQQTVITYDPNSTGALSYLEAASEIAKRGAEKDSTKK; the protein is encoded by the coding sequence ATGGAAATCGATGAGAGCACACCGCTTGCTAATCAGATTGCCAATGAGACTAAGCGTCGCGAAGAACTGAAGAACAGCACATTGCCTATTCCACTCGAAACTCGCTTTATCTCTGTCAGCAACCAAAAGGGCGGCGTTGGCAAGACCACGTCTACCGTAAACCTTGCTGCCGCCTTGGCGAAGCAGGGGTTGCACGTCTTGGTCGTGGACATTGACCCACAGGGCAATGCCTCGACCGCTCTTGGCATCGATCACCGCGCAGAAGTGGACAGCATTTACGATGTGCTCATCAACGATGTGCCCTTGGCTGAGGTAATTCAGAAGTGCCCTGATCTGGACAATCTTGTGGTGGCTCCAGCAACGATCCACTTGGCTGGTGCTGAGATTGAGCTCGTGTCTCTTGTGGCACGTGAGCAGCGATTGCGCCGCGCACTCGAAGAGTACGCCAACCACCGGGCGAGCGAGGGCGAAGCACGCCTCGACTACATCTTCATTGACTGCCCACCGTCGTTGGGTCTCTTGACGGTGAACGCATTTGTGGCTGCTAAGGAAGTCTTGATTCCTATTCAGTGCGAGTACTACGCGCTTGAAGGATTGAGCCAGCTCCTGAACAACATCAAGCTCATCCAGAAGCATCTGAATGAGTCCTTGGACGTCTCCACCATCCTTCTGACCATGTACGACGGTCGAACGAACCTCGCATCCCAGGTCGCCGCTGAAGTTCGGGAGCATTTCCCGAGCGAAGTGTTGGACGCCGTTATTCCACGTTCGGTTCGCATTTCCGAAGCGCCAAGTTATCAACAGACGGTCATTACTTATGACCCGAATTCGACGGGCGCACTGTCCTATCTCGAAGCTGCCAGCGAGATTGCAAAGCGCGGCGCTGAGAAGGATTCCACAAAGAAATAG
- a CDS encoding ParB/RepB/Spo0J family partition protein: MFFGGSPSPRSNVSRETSRANRRRAQVPDLLSERAARVLKNREDNGTDVEEQAETTSPAPKSTGNTSAAADSKNSEELESSKNEVTRPTGEEKSDAASDRTSSVDKDEIVAQKSDVSRETLTDSDQGDNPSGSDVEDLASIPGLSYAELPIDSIHPNRKQPRQVFDEEDMSELEHSIREIGLLQPIVVRPSSEEGDAKYELVMGERRWRAAQRVGMEQIPAIIRETKDEDLLRDALLENLHRSELNPLEEAAAYQQLLQEFGCSQDELSQKIGRSRSQISNTIRLMKLPPLVQRRVAAGVISQGHARALLSLEDVAEMERLAQRIVNEGLSVRSVEEIVALQAGLRRADNTRQAKEVARPERLDYFANALSDRLDTQVKITLGAKKGRVSIEFASVDDLNRIMGVIAPSN, from the coding sequence ATGTTCTTTGGTGGCTCGCCGAGCCCACGGAGCAATGTTTCACGTGAAACATCTCGCGCCAATCGTCGTCGTGCCCAAGTTCCAGATCTACTGAGCGAACGTGCGGCCCGTGTGCTCAAGAATCGCGAGGACAACGGGACTGATGTAGAAGAGCAGGCTGAGACAACCTCGCCGGCGCCAAAGTCCACTGGCAACACAAGTGCAGCTGCCGACTCCAAGAACAGTGAGGAGTTGGAATCATCCAAGAATGAAGTAACGCGGCCTACTGGAGAAGAGAAGTCAGATGCAGCTTCTGATCGCACCAGTTCGGTAGACAAAGATGAAATAGTTGCTCAGAAATCTGATGTTTCACGTGAAACATTGACGGATTCAGACCAGGGTGACAATCCATCTGGCTCTGATGTAGAGGATCTAGCCAGTATTCCAGGGCTTTCCTACGCTGAACTGCCGATTGATTCGATTCATCCCAACCGCAAACAGCCACGTCAAGTCTTCGATGAAGAGGATATGTCCGAGCTGGAACACTCCATTCGTGAGATTGGCCTGCTGCAACCGATCGTTGTTCGTCCCTCCTCCGAAGAAGGGGACGCCAAATACGAGCTCGTCATGGGTGAACGTCGTTGGCGCGCTGCACAGCGTGTGGGAATGGAACAGATCCCTGCAATCATTCGTGAAACCAAGGACGAGGACCTTCTCCGAGACGCACTTCTCGAGAATTTGCACCGTTCTGAACTGAATCCGCTTGAAGAAGCGGCTGCTTATCAGCAACTTCTTCAAGAGTTTGGTTGCTCTCAGGACGAACTCTCCCAGAAGATTGGTCGCTCTCGTTCGCAGATCTCGAACACCATTCGACTCATGAAGTTGCCGCCGTTGGTTCAGCGTCGTGTAGCTGCTGGCGTAATCTCGCAAGGTCACGCGCGTGCGCTCCTCTCACTTGAAGACGTCGCCGAAATGGAACGTCTTGCACAGAGGATCGTCAACGAGGGTCTGTCCGTCCGGTCCGTCGAGGAAATTGTTGCGCTGCAGGCAGGTCTACGTCGCGCGGACAACACTCGTCAGGCCAAAGAAGTCGCCCGCCCCGAGCGCCTGGACTACTTCGCAAACGCATTGTCAGACCGCCTTGATACGCAGGTGAAGATCACGCTCGGTGCGAAGAAGGGTCGCGTTAGCATCGAATTTGCTAGCGTTGACGATCTGAATCGCATCATGGGAGTTATCGCACCGTCCAATTAG
- the trxA gene encoding thioredoxin has protein sequence MSNAKDVTDQSFQKDVLESDKPVIVDFWAEWCGPCRMLSPILDEIAAEHGEKVEVVKVNVDENPAIAAQYGITSIPAVFVFQGGEHVATSIGAKPKKVLEQEFAEYL, from the coding sequence ATGAGCAACGCTAAAGACGTTACCGATCAGAGCTTCCAGAAGGACGTTCTCGAATCTGATAAGCCAGTAATCGTTGATTTCTGGGCAGAATGGTGCGGTCCTTGCCGCATGTTGAGTCCAATCCTCGACGAGATTGCTGCCGAGCACGGTGAGAAGGTAGAGGTCGTCAAGGTGAACGTTGACGAGAACCCTGCAATCGCAGCTCAGTACGGCATCACCTCTATTCCTGCAGTCTTCGTCTTCCAGGGTGGCGAGCACGTTGCTACCTCCATCGGAGCGAAGCCAAAGAAGGTTCTCGAGCAGGAGTTCGCAGAGTACCTGTAA
- the trxB gene encoding thioredoxin-disulfide reductase, protein MTVETTSDVRDVIIVGSGPAGYTAAVYTARANLNPIVFAGSVTAGGELMNTTEVENFPGFVDGIMGPELMDNMMKQAERFGADIQFEDVESVELEGEIKTVTLGSGEVYKARAVIIATGSAYRELGLPDEKRLSGHGVSWCATCDGFFFRNQEIAVVGGGDSAMEEALFLTKFASKVTVVHRREGLRASKIMADRALANEKIEFAWNSEVAAVNGEDKVSSITLRSTVDGTERELPITGLFVAIGNDPRTDLVKGQLELTEDGTIAVQGRSSKTSLPGVFAAGDVIDSSYRQAITAAGSGCAAAIDVEHFLASTVQDHKPAAQEAATV, encoded by the coding sequence GTGACTGTTGAAACCACATCGGATGTCCGTGACGTCATCATCGTCGGCTCCGGACCTGCCGGCTACACGGCAGCCGTCTACACGGCGCGCGCCAATCTGAACCCAATTGTGTTCGCTGGTTCTGTCACAGCTGGTGGCGAGCTCATGAACACCACCGAGGTTGAGAACTTCCCTGGCTTTGTTGACGGCATCATGGGCCCAGAGCTAATGGACAACATGATGAAGCAGGCAGAGCGATTTGGCGCCGATATTCAATTCGAAGACGTTGAATCTGTTGAACTCGAAGGCGAGATCAAGACCGTCACGCTTGGCAGCGGTGAGGTTTACAAGGCACGCGCGGTCATCATCGCTACCGGCTCCGCATACCGCGAGTTGGGCTTGCCTGACGAAAAGCGCCTCTCCGGCCACGGTGTCTCATGGTGTGCAACGTGCGATGGCTTCTTCTTCCGCAACCAGGAGATAGCAGTTGTAGGCGGTGGAGACTCCGCCATGGAGGAGGCCCTCTTCCTGACGAAGTTCGCATCCAAAGTGACGGTTGTTCACCGTCGTGAAGGACTCCGTGCCTCGAAGATCATGGCTGACCGTGCATTGGCTAACGAGAAGATCGAATTCGCGTGGAACTCAGAAGTTGCTGCCGTCAACGGTGAAGACAAGGTCAGCTCCATTACCCTGCGTAGCACGGTAGATGGCACCGAACGCGAGCTTCCAATCACTGGTCTCTTCGTAGCCATCGGAAACGATCCACGCACGGATCTCGTCAAGGGCCAGCTCGAGCTGACCGAAGATGGAACCATCGCCGTTCAGGGCCGTTCCTCCAAGACGTCCCTTCCCGGCGTCTTCGCTGCCGGCGACGTCATCGACTCCAGCTACCGTCAGGCCATCACGGCCGCAGGCTCCGGCTGTGCCGCTGCGATCGACGTAGAGCACTTCCTCGCGTCTACCGTGCAGGATCACAAGCCGGCAGCCCAAGAGGCCGCTACAGTCTAA
- the murJ gene encoding murein biosynthesis integral membrane protein MurJ — protein MGSRSPPTVFQRIETISAPSDARGRSKAVALMASGTMVSRVLGFARTALLAVAIGSTTAVADIFEKANVIPTIIFMLLAGGIFNVVLVPQLIKASQAADRGSAYTSKLITLTVVVMALATALLTLLAGPIIQALSSGWTPQQVALGTAFAYWCMPQVFFYGVYAVVGQALNAHSRFGAYMWAPVLNNVVQIGVIGAFIFLFGAYRADGQQFETWSSQQTWLLAGGSTLGIALQALVLFIPLMRTGLHIRPDFGWRGMGLRHVGKIAAWTLASMTVGNIASLIYGRIVSGATAARAQLPDGGAGVPGEYALNTSQLITVLPHSIFALSLATVLFNELSSHFAKKERDLIAPALARGLKTTAVPILFATVAFIVLAGPVGRIFGGTSANAVESGAAIGQLLLLTTLGLPFKSVHFFLIRVFYAEEDTKTPMLIQTIIAVIGLIVAFIMAFTVPPLQIAFAMALLYGVTNVLSAIIAHFLVVRRYGDYGVASVVDTYLRIGWIAVISGVVGAGVLYLLGGFTHGFAWDSILTAIVSIVVVGLVMAVVYIVLLKRSAVPELDEFLGPLARRIPNLARASRARR, from the coding sequence ATTGGCTCGCGAAGCCCTCCCACGGTATTTCAAAGGATAGAAACCATTAGCGCTCCATCTGACGCCCGCGGCCGCTCTAAAGCCGTAGCCCTCATGGCTTCGGGAACCATGGTGTCCCGAGTCCTTGGTTTCGCTCGCACCGCTCTGCTGGCTGTCGCGATCGGTTCCACCACAGCGGTGGCGGACATCTTCGAAAAAGCCAACGTCATCCCTACCATCATCTTCATGTTGTTAGCCGGCGGCATCTTCAACGTGGTGTTGGTTCCTCAGCTCATCAAAGCCTCTCAAGCGGCGGACCGCGGAAGCGCGTACACCTCCAAGCTGATCACCCTGACTGTGGTGGTCATGGCTTTGGCGACGGCGCTCCTGACTCTTCTCGCGGGGCCCATCATCCAAGCACTCTCGAGCGGCTGGACGCCTCAGCAAGTGGCGCTCGGTACGGCCTTTGCGTACTGGTGTATGCCGCAAGTGTTCTTCTACGGCGTCTATGCCGTAGTGGGACAAGCGCTCAACGCTCACAGCCGGTTTGGCGCCTACATGTGGGCGCCTGTCCTCAATAACGTGGTGCAGATCGGCGTGATTGGGGCGTTCATCTTCTTGTTCGGTGCCTACCGTGCCGACGGGCAGCAGTTTGAAACGTGGTCCAGCCAGCAGACCTGGCTGTTAGCCGGCGGTTCAACGTTGGGCATCGCGCTTCAAGCGCTGGTTCTCTTCATTCCGCTCATGCGGACCGGCCTGCATATCCGTCCTGACTTCGGCTGGCGCGGCATGGGGCTGCGCCATGTTGGCAAGATCGCGGCCTGGACGTTGGCCTCCATGACGGTGGGCAACATTGCTTCACTGATCTACGGACGGATTGTTTCCGGCGCTACGGCGGCCCGTGCCCAGCTACCGGACGGTGGCGCAGGAGTTCCTGGTGAGTACGCGCTGAACACCAGCCAGCTCATCACGGTGCTGCCGCACTCGATCTTCGCGTTGTCCCTGGCCACGGTCCTGTTCAACGAGCTGTCCTCGCACTTCGCCAAGAAGGAGCGGGACCTCATTGCGCCTGCTTTGGCTCGCGGGCTCAAGACGACGGCCGTGCCGATTCTTTTCGCGACGGTGGCGTTCATTGTTTTGGCCGGTCCGGTGGGCCGAATCTTCGGTGGTACGTCCGCGAATGCCGTGGAATCCGGCGCCGCCATTGGTCAGTTGCTGTTGCTGACCACGTTGGGACTTCCGTTCAAGAGCGTTCACTTCTTCCTGATTCGCGTGTTCTACGCGGAGGAGGACACGAAGACGCCCATGCTCATCCAAACGATCATCGCCGTCATTGGCCTCATTGTTGCCTTCATCATGGCCTTCACCGTTCCGCCGCTGCAGATCGCTTTTGCAATGGCCCTCCTCTACGGCGTGACGAACGTGCTGTCCGCGATCATCGCGCACTTCCTGGTGGTCCGCCGCTACGGCGACTATGGCGTTGCGTCTGTGGTGGATACGTACCTGCGGATCGGCTGGATTGCGGTGATTTCTGGCGTGGTGGGCGCCGGAGTGCTGTACCTTCTAGGCGGCTTCACGCATGGGTTCGCGTGGGACTCCATTCTCACGGCCATTGTTTCCATCGTGGTGGTTGGTCTGGTCATGGCCGTGGTCTACATCGTCCTTTTGAAGCGCTCAGCGGTACCTGAACTGGACGAATTCTTGGGTCCACTTGCACGACGCATTCCAAATTTGGCCCGCGCTAGCCGCGCGCGCCGGTAG
- a CDS encoding NUDIX hydrolase, producing MYRVYRETEYTTVTEVSVNTPTPLSAARSAQAFSTYSLPTVEEVSAGGVIVDMSKPDLPVAIIARYNRGGRLEWCLPKGHPEGVETNEQAAEREVEEETGIQGHILTPLGSIDYWFTVPRYRVHKTVHHYLLQATGGYLTIDKDPDHEAVDVAWVPLADLTHRLSFPNERRIAQLAREALPRYFKG from the coding sequence ATGTACCGGGTGTACCGCGAAACGGAGTACACCACCGTCACGGAAGTCTCCGTGAACACGCCCACGCCCTTGTCAGCGGCTCGTTCCGCGCAAGCGTTCAGCACGTACTCGCTGCCCACGGTAGAAGAAGTAAGCGCTGGCGGCGTGATTGTGGACATGTCAAAGCCGGACCTGCCGGTCGCCATCATCGCGCGCTACAACCGCGGTGGCCGTCTCGAATGGTGTTTGCCGAAGGGGCACCCGGAAGGCGTCGAGACCAACGAGCAAGCCGCTGAACGCGAAGTGGAAGAGGAAACGGGCATTCAGGGCCACATCCTCACGCCGCTCGGCAGCATTGATTATTGGTTCACCGTGCCTCGCTATCGCGTTCACAAAACCGTGCATCACTACTTATTGCAGGCAACCGGCGGATACTTGACCATCGACAAGGACCCGGACCATGAAGCCGTCGACGTCGCATGGGTGCCGCTCGCGGATCTAACGCACCGGCTGTCTTTCCCCAACGAACGCCGCATTGCACAATTGGCTCGCGAAGCCCTCCCACGGTATTTCAAAGGATAG